A genomic region of Anopheles coustani chromosome 3, idAnoCousDA_361_x.2, whole genome shotgun sequence contains the following coding sequences:
- the LOC131271728 gene encoding endonuclease III-like protein 1, which produces MIILSLGVRFLFKTMETKSPYFSPKKTRNFTRKHGSTLLQKITNSSKVALEQKEPYSNKTPKANPSTAYSTKNTSTAPSTKSVKGNKKNIRCDAVAVNQICEPQQSNENTPTKKDPPREKTPTEIGIKMEKLESQNIGLEEDSSTVEIKIKVEPADEYQELNEKTPCKQETSDSRSSIKRELNDDSLDGHPSKEVKWEPKNWRQLIENIRQMRQAILAPVDTMGCDQFTSDAETMIPDRHKRYHCLVSLILSSQTRDQANHECMVRLKKHGLTPESIVSTDDAVLEKLIYPISFYRNKTKFIKQMSQILIDQYDGDIPNNIKELLKLPGVGKKMAHLCMRSAWNVVTGIGVDTHVHRISNWLQLIPEETKQPEATRIALEKWLPFEIWDEFNHLLVGFGQTICTPNFPRCNDCLNAPICPARGMRPIRKTPMKKAIKPEKLEF; this is translated from the exons atgaTAATCCTGTCGTTGGGTGTTCGTTTTTTATTCAAGACAATG GAAACCAAATCGCCGTACTTTTCTCCGAAGAAAACTAGAAACTTTACAAGAAAGCATGGTAGCACTCTTCTGCAAAAGATCACCAATTCGAGTAAGGTGGCTCTGGAACAGAAAGAACcttattcaaataaaactcCCAAGGCCAATCCAAGTACAGCTTATAGTACCAAAAACACTTCAACAGCGCCGTCTACAAAGTCAGTTAagggcaataaaaaaaatattcgatGCGATGCCGTTGCTGTGAATCAAATCTGTGAACCACAGCAATCGAACGAAAACACTCCTACAAAAAAGGATCCTCCGAGGGAAAAGACACCAACGGAAATTGGCATAAAGATGGAGAAACTGGAATCACAGAACATTGGATTGGAGGAGG ATTCTTCAACAGTGGAAATCAAGATTAAAGTGGAACCAGCCGATGAGTACCAAGaattgaacgaaaaaacaccATGCAAACAAGAAACATCAGACTCTCGTTCCTCAATTAAACGCGAACTAAATGACGATTCGCTCGACGGTCATCCCAGCAAGGAAGTTAAGTGGGAGCCTAAAAACTGGCGTCAACTAATCGAAAACATTCGCCAAATGCGTCAAGCAATTTTAGCCCCGGTTGATACGATGGGTTGCGATCAGTTTACATCAGATGCCGAAACAATGATCCCCGATCGTCACAAGCGGTACCACTGTCTCGTATCACTCATCCTCTCGAGCCAAACAAGAGATCAAGCAAACCACGAGTGCATGGTGCGGCTGAAGAAGCATGGACTCACTCCAGAATCGATTGTGTCGACTGATGATGCTGTGTTGGAAAAACTGATATATCCCATCAGTTTTTACAGG aataaaacaaagtttATCAAACAGATGTCCCAAATTTTAATTGACCAGTACGATGGAGATATACCGAACAACATCAAGGAGTTGCTTAAGCTGCCTGGTGTCGGAAAAAAGATGGCCCACCTCTGCATGCGTTCGGCCTGGAACGTTGTAACCGGGATCGGAGTTGACACGCACGTGCACCGTATTTCCAACTGGCTCCAGTTGATCCCGGAGGAAACGAAGCAACCGGAGGCGACTCGCATAGCGCTGGAGAAGTGGCTACCGTTTGAAATATGGGATGAATTTAATCATCTGCTGGTGGGATTCGGGCAAACCATCTGCACCCCAAATTTTCCTCGCTGTAATGATTGTTTGAACGCACCGATATGTCCGGCACGTGGTATGCGTCCAATACGCAAGACTCCGATGAAGAAAGCAATCAAGCCGGAAAAACTTGAGTTCTAA
- the LOC131271729 gene encoding prostatic acid phosphatase, giving the protein MVSTITAGSRLRSLTSLLLLVTTLAGSQCSSAGEELAGEKAGKLIFAHVLFRHGDRTPIDPYPNDPWKDPSHWTTGWGQLTNAGKIHHLLLGKWLRQRYSNLLKETYASDEIYVRSTDVDRTLMSAESNLAGLYPPKGADVWDSGITWQPIPVHTVTEELDSVLATKKRCPAFDHALKVYRQSEPYHSYNSSLEPVYRYITEKTGRRYDSLSSAQNLYSCLLIEELNNFTLPEWTKSVYPEPLRTISAMGFAVKTNNTQLARLKMGPLVKEILNRFRSKANGSLKPNRSVWIYSAHDVTVGSLLNALRIFELHNPPFAACVLLELRQPANGTGEPYVQVFYKNTTADVPFSLPIPGCGERCPLAKMFEIYDEIIPKDWESECQLSMLSMSYVEADLNSTSSLIGIVLLATTSMLVFLAVVAIVRRRNSSERWYLRIDG; this is encoded by the exons ATGGTGTCTACCATTACCGCAGGTTCTCGTTTGCGGTCATTGACTTCGTTGCTTTTGTTAGTAACAACATTAGCTGGTTCACAATGCAGTAGCGCCGGCGAAGAACTGGCCGGGGAAAAGGCTGGCAAGCTTATTTTCGCCCATGTT CTGTTTCGTCATGGCGATCGTACCCCGATCGACCCATATCCTAATGACCCCTGGAAGGACCCTAGCCATTGGACCACGGGCTGGGGACAGCTGACGAAT GCTGGCAAGATTCATCATTTATTGCTGGGAAAGTGGCTGCGTCAACGGTATTCAAACCTGCTGAAGGAAACTTACGCTAGTGATGAGATTTACGTTCGCTCCACGGATGTCGACCGTACCCTTATGAGCGCTGAATCAAACCTTGCCGGACTGTACCCTCCAAAGGGGGCGGACGTGTGGGATTCCGGCATTACGTGGCAACCGATACCGGTACACACGGTTACGGAGGAGTTAGATAGCGTGCTGGCGACAAAGAAGCGCTGTCCAGCTTTCGATCACGCTCTTAAGGTGTACCGTCAGTCAGAACCATACCATTCGTACAACAGTTCGTTGGAGCCCGTTTATCGGTACATTACGGAAAAGACCGGTCGGCGATATGATTCCCTCTCGAGCGCGCAGAACCTTTACAGCTGTCTGCTAATAGAGGAACTGAATAATTTTACCCTACCCGAATGGACGAAGTCAGTTTACCCGGAGCCGCTGCGCACTATTTCGGCAATGGGGTTCGCAGTGAAAACGAATAATACCCAACTCGCCCGCTTGAAGATGGGACCACTGGTGAAGGAGATTCTGAACCGATTTCGCTCAAAGGCAAACGGAAGTCTCAAACCAAATCGTTCGGTGTGGATTTACAGTGCGCACGATGTAACGGTTGGAAGTTTGCTGAACGCGTTGCGAATTTTCGAACTGCATAATCCACCGTTCGCGGCGTGCGTTCTTCTAGAACTGCGCCAACCAGCTAACGGAACAGGCGAACCGTACGTGCAGGTTTTCTACAAAAACACCACTGCCGACGTACCATTTAGTCTGCCCATTCCTGGCTGTGGCGAGCGATGCCCGCTGGCAAAGATGTTTGAAATCTACGACGAAATTATTCCTAAGGACTGGGAAAGCGAATGTCAGCTGTCGATGCTCTCAATGAGCTACGTTGAAGCGGATCTAAACTCCACCAGCAGTCTGATCGGAATTGTGCTCCTAGCAACCACATCAATGCTGGTCTTTCTGGCCGTGGTGGCGATTGTACGACGACGCAATAGTAGTGAACGGTGGTACCTGCGTATTGATGGTTAA
- the LOC131261006 gene encoding uncharacterized protein LOC131261006 yields the protein MSNNPNGSNENYWPANSQQPPAHHYTHAQHQQLQHPLPQPVPQLLTQHMQQHPHPYAVPTAPVVPSSVAGFYQNVPGMVDTFTANPAVYPHPHGSQQLGDEYTDAYGQLIKVVYNPSHQPASGPGLMARPQDEATQNHPGSNKQGYELFSNNSSFMLAAPGFGFTLHNPQQQQQQPQPPPPPPPTTEHQHLQQTSHQSSVGLAAQFASQAHGAVSQPVLQTPSVQSTSPLSVDNANNNTSELISQLVGNWAPTISGTYGNGPSLINETPGTASPVLLNANHDPEGNKGTASPTKAGVLKPAVNPVPPTITGTTGSLPVSSASSQPCPPKVSRANAAATTTSAAAVYNQQNDDNSAKLDQNVNKKQRIVAEVKPMRMSYSDVLSKNVSSGGGGAGVIGAAGVSMSAFAGNGNGSSAVVNGDGMNAPTGMAGSGAKQTLINGVNGNVNTVAKTSGKRESKKGSTTNGSERKFGAANVINQKDRSNEGSSKKSDRMNGGGTSAVGSSAVLTSDGGNGKTDSTTVSRQGQEKGKKNEKSTYRKDKGTTRPIGIEGTDSGLLGKARRARRNDESELNGLQNGDDVALPNDETEEERADEFYEDDSEEYDQDSVESEAGAQLGNRGNANGQQQQSTQFVYNVKKNTNGSNDTHIEKINPPRMGTYRKGGGSSGRGAGAGSRTSSKQQQQQDKLAGLSSNGGKRSSRSRKNQKYAFLEKLLLKWLEYTVLAILWLWSLVSDVVYLSLRLAWDYVLSGYQYCWQHAHTLRQDFSKNSARPGAWFRGVCLAFDNRFEKDSRWAFWRRCRRQKPTLETTAGKTGTGTQHYKDGRLPSTADEAMSSLLNCKGKDAYSILGVSPECTQEQIRKHYKKIAVLVHPDKNKQPGAEEAFKVLQRSFELIGEQESRKEYDQSLAEALNAEKAWSEINDLLTQLHTKISEAANTIRCSSCCLRHPRKPTGRAHYAARECSSCKIRHPAREGDIWAETTFLGFRWKYLAMMEGNVYDITEWANCQKGALSHLQPNSHIVQYRIVLGSSSQQQQQQQQHQQAQQQQQHQQQGQQQEKESIGRSRKEPASNEPNLDDFLNNIYAGQNQQAASQNASSRRRYRRN from the exons ATGTCAAATAACCCGAATGGTAGTAATGAGAACTATTGGCCAGCTAATAGTCAGCAGCCACCAGCGCATCATTACACGCACGCACAGCATCAACAGCTGCAGCATCCGCTGCCACAACCGGTGCCGCAGCTGTTAACACAACATATGCAGCAACATCCACATCCATACGCAGTTCCAACGGCGCCCGTGGTTCCGTCTTCTGTTGCGggtttttatcaaaatgttCCCGGTATGGTGGACACTTTTACTGCCAACCCCGCTGTGTACCCGCACCCTCACGGCTCTCAGCAGCTTGGGGATGAGTATACGGATGCGTATGGGCAATTGATAAAAGTGGTCTACAATCCCTCGCACCAGCCTGCGTCCGGGCCCGGGTTAATGGCACGTCCGCAGGATGAGGCCACTCAGAACCATCCCGGATCAAACAAACAAGGCTATGAGTTGTTTTCGAACAACAGTAGTTTTATGTTGGCCGCACCCGGTTTTGGGTTCACTCTACACAAcccacaacaacagcaacagcaacctcagccaccaccaccaccaccgcccacTACAGAGCACCAACATCTGCAGCAAACATCGCACCAGTCATCGGTCGGCTTAGCGGCCCAGTTCGCTTCCCAGGCGCATGGAGCAGTCAGTCAACCTGTGCTGCAAACACCCTCCGTACAATCCACGTCTCCGCTCTCAGTGGACAATGCGAATAACAATACCAGTGAACTGATCAGTCAACTGGTCGGCAATTGGGCACCAACGATCTCCGGTACGTACGGTAATGGACCTTCCCTTATCAACGAAACACCCGGCACCGCTTCACCCGTGCTGCTGAACGCGAATCACGATCCAGAGGGCAATAAAGGGACCGCTTCACCGACCAAGGCAGGCGTACTGAAACCTGCCGTAAATCCGGTTCCTCCTACCATTACCGGCACGACGGGTTCTTTGCCTGTGTCTTCTGCTTCCTCGCAACCGTGCCCACCGAAGGTATCTCGAGCGAATGCGGCCGCCACAACAACATCGGCGGCAGCGGTGTACAACCAACAGAACGATGATAATTCCGCCAAACTGGATCAGAACGTGAACAAAAAGCAACGCATTGTGGCGGAAGTAAAACCGATGCGTATGTCATACTCTGATGTACTGAGCAAGAACGTATCCTCAGGAGGTGGTGGAGCGGGAGTAATAGGGGCTGCTGGAGTCTCGATGAGCGCTTTTGCCGGGAACGGTAACGGGTCATCAGCTGTTGTCAACGGCGATGGTATGAATGCTCCTACGGGAATGGCGGGCAGTGGAGCAAAGCAGACGTTGATCAACGGTGTTAATGGGAACGTTAACACGGTGGCGAAAACTTCCGGGAAACGCGAATCAAAGAAGGGATCTACAACTAACGGTAGCGAGCGTAAGTTTGGCGCTGCAAACGTGATCAATCAAAAGGATCGTAGCAACGAGGGATCTTCGAAAAAGAGCGATCGTATGAACGGTGGAGGCACGAGTGCAGTGGGCTCCAGTGCTGTTTTAACAAGCGATGGAGGAAATGGTAAAACAGATAGTACCACCGTTTCGAGACAGGGtcaagagaaaggaaaaaagaacgaGAAGTCTACCTACAGAAAGGACAAAGGAACTACACGTCCCATTGGCATTGAGGGAACCGATTCCGGCTTGTTGGGTAAGGCACGTCGTGCACGCCGGAATGACGAGTCCGAACTAAATGGACTCCAGAACGGAGACGACGTGGCACTGCCGAACGATGAAACCGAGGAGGAACGTGCGGATGAATTTTATGAAGATGATTCCGAGGAGTACGATCAGGATAGCGTAGAATCGGAAGCAGGAGCTCAGCTAGGTAACCGAGGAAACGCGAAtggacagcagcagcagtctaCTCAGTTTGTGTAcaacgtgaagaaaaacacaaacggaTCGAATGATACACAtatcgaaaaaataaacccaccCCGCATGGGAACGTACAGGAAGGGAGGAGGTTCATCGGGTCGCGGAGCAGGTGCAGGGTCCCGCACATCCagcaaacagcagcagcagcaagacaAGCTGGCCGGACTGTCCTCAAACGGTGGCAAAAGGTCGAGCCGGTCGcgcaaaaatcaaaaatatgcGTTTTTGGAGAAACTTCTTTTGAAATGGCTCGAGTACACGGTCCTCGCGATTCTCTGGCTGTGGTCCCTGGTGAGCGATGTCGTGTACCTCAGCTTGCGCTTGGCCTGGGACTACGTACTGTCCGGCTATCAGTATTGTTGGCAACATGCGCACACCCTTCGGCAAGATTTTAGCAAAAACTCGGCACGTCCTGGCGCTTGGTTTCGTGGTGTGTGCCTCGCGTTCGATAACCGCTTCGAGAAGGATTCGCGGTGGGCGTTTTGGCGTAGATGCCGCCGGCAGAAACCAACGCTGGAGACTACGGCCGGAAAGACGGGCACCGGAACGCAGCACTACAAGGATGGACGGCTACCGTCGACGGCGGATGAAGCGATGTCATCTTTGCTAAACTGCAAAGGCAAGGACGCGTACAGTATTCTCGGCGTCAGTCCGGAGTGCACCCAGGAACAGATACGGAAGCACTACAAGAAGATTGCGGTGCTAGTACACCCGGACAAGAACAAGCAGCCGGGAGCGGAGGAAGCGTTCAAGGTACTTCAGCGGTCGTTTGAGCTGATCGGAGAACAAGAAAGCCGCAAAGAGTATGACCAGAGCCTCGCGGAGGCACTGAACGCGGAGAAGGCCTGGTCGGAGATTAATGATCTACTAACCCAACTGCACACGAAAATATCCGAGGCCGCAAATACCATTAG ATGCAGCAGCTGCTGCCTTCGCCATCCGCGCAAACCGACCGGACGGGCACACTACGCCGCCAGAGAATGCAGTTCGtgcaaaattcgtcatcctgcTCGGGAG GGTGATATATGGGCTGAAACGACTTTCCTCGGTTTCCGCTGGAAGTACCTCGCGATGATGGAAGGCAACGTGTACGACATCACGGAATGGGCCAACTGCCAGAAGGGTGCCCTTTCGCACCTGCAACCAAATTCGCACATCGTACAGTATCGCATCGTGCTCGGTAGTAgctcccagcagcagcaacagcagcagcaacaccaacaggcacaacaacagcagcaacatcagcaacaaGGTCAGCAGCAAGAGAAAGAATCGATTGGACGATCGCGAAAGGAACCAGCATCAAA CGAACCGAATCTGGACGATTTTCTGAACAATATTTACGCCGGCCAGAACCAGCAAGCAGCATCTCAGAACGCTTCCTCCCGACGGCGCTATCGTAGAAACTAG
- the LOC131271993 gene encoding tRNA (guanine(10)-N2)-methyltransferase homolog yields the protein MSGSWKKYVLWFAQEHVDFRQAEIASLMRLWNIQMNTPANHNPERPFWVVEMQNDEAARKLASRSMSLRCVFELWAHSGQGLQCFHQELRRHVESNQSLAVHFQADKSFKITVETYNKHFSQKEKVEKIETMQYLPMNGPVNLKNPDVHFYYIEFWGMDPMQVPEEPHEVLFGRRVAEGKRDMINEISLKKRKFIGNTSMDPQLSLLMANQALVRNGDLVFDPFVGSGSLLVAAAKFGAYVFGADIDYMIVHGKSKPTRVNQKVREKDESIYANLKQYGCERLFVDVLIADFSRSIWSDNIVLDSIITDPPYGIREATERIEFKNYRKTTVMTEDAVHYPSTSPYKLCQMYKDLLQFSARHLKLGGRLVCWFPVLKKDYNSNILPRHKCLQLIANSEQPLSGYSSRRLLTYEKISGNVDDDDGFEMPTTVVENYRQRYYTELAVDNGTRKERRLAMREVIRKAAMERGKQQQPDGKWRFPKEQPDA from the exons ATGAGTGGATCCTGGAAAAAGTACGTCCTCTGGTTTGCCCAGGAGCATGTGGACTTTCGTCAAGCT GAAATAGCCTCACTCATGCGGCTATGGAACATTCAAATGAACACCCCAGCTAATCACAACCCGGAGCGACCGTTTTGGGTGGTGGAAATGCAAAATGACGAGGCAGCACGCAAGCTTGCATCACGTTCCATGTCTTTACGGTGCGTCTTTGAGCTTTGGGCTCATTCGGGCCAGGGATTGCAGTGCTTCCACCAGGAGCTTCGACGACACGTTGAATCGAACCAATCACTAGCAGTTCACTTCCAGGCGGACAAATCGTTCAAAATCACCGTAGAAACTTACAACAAACACTTCAGCCAGAaggaaaaggtggaaaaaatcgaaaccatGCAGTACCTCCCCATGAATGGGCCAGTAAATCTCAAGAACCCCGACGTGCACTTCTACTACATAGAGTTTTGGGGCATGGATCCGATGCAGGTGCCCGAGGAACCGCACGAGGTGCTGTTCGGCCGGCGGGTGGCCGAAGGAAAGCGCGACATGATCAATGAGATTTCTCtcaaaaagagaaaattcaTAGGCAACACTTCGATGGACCCTCAGCTGTCGTTGCTGATGGCCAATCAGGCGCTGGTACGCAATGGTGATCTGGTATTCGATCCGTTTGTTGGCTCCGGCTCGTTGCTAGTAGCCGCCGCGAAGTTCGGAGCGTACGTGTTCGGTGCCGACATCGACTACATGATCGTGCACGGGAAGTCGAAACCGACGCGTGTCAATCAGAAGGTCCGGGAGAAGGATGAAAGTATCTACGCGAACTTAAAGCAGTACGGATGCGAAAGGTTGTTCGTAGACGTACTGATAGCAGATTTTTCCAGAAGCATTTGGTCGGACAATATTGTCCTCGACAGTATCATCACTGATC CTCCTTACGGAATTCGTGAGGCAACGGAAAGAATTGAATTCAAAAATTACCGAAAAACTACGGTGATGACGGAGGACGCTGTCCATTACCCGTCCACATCGCCCTACAAACTGTGCCAGATGTACAAGGATTTGCTGCAGTTTTCAGCCCGCCATCTCAAGCTTGGTGGACGCTTGGTGTGCTGGTTTCCCGTGTTAAA GAAAGACTACAATTCTAACATTCTGCCTCGTCACAAGTGCCTCCAACTTATCGCAAATTCCGAACAACCCCTCTCCGGGTACAGTTCCCGAAGACTTTTGACGTATGAGAAAATTTCCGGTAAcgttgacgatgacgatgggtTCGAGATGCCGACCACCGTGGTGGAAAACTACCGCCAGCGATATTATACCGAACTAGCGGTAGACAATGGCACACGAAAAGAGCGGCGGTTGGCGATGCGTGAGGTTATTCGCAAGGCAGCAATGGAGCGTGGgaaacagcagcagccggaTGGAAAGTGGCGTTTCCCGAAGGAGCAACCGGATGCGTGA
- the LOC131258709 gene encoding trafficking protein particle complex subunit 6b encodes MAEEAIFEFLHSEIVNYTLTKDNSKENDLSTLEYIGFTTGYRIIERLTREWPRFKDELDTMKFICTDFWSSIYRKQIDNLRTNHQGVYVLQDNAFRFLTRLSSGSQYLEHAPKFVAFTCGLVRGGLANLGITSTVTAEVQTMPSCKFHIQVNRS; translated from the exons ATGGCCGAGGAAGCTATTTTCGAGTTTTTGCATTCAGAAATTGTAAACTACACACTAACCAAGGATAATAGTAAG GAAAATGATCTCTCTACGTTGGAATACATCGGATTCACCACGGGCTACAGAATCATCGAGCGTTTGACCAGAGAGTGGCCACGGTTCAAGGATGAACTGGATACGATGAAGTTCATCTGTACCGATTTCTGGAGCTCAATCTACCGCAAGCAGATCGACAATCTACGGACGAATCATCAGGGTGTGTATGTGCTGCAGGACAATGCATTCCGCTTCTTAACCCGGCTGTCGTCAGGCTCACAGTATTTAGAACATGCACCAAAG TTCGTAGCGTTTACCTGCGGACTAGTTCGAGGTGGACTGGCAAATCTTGGTATCACTAGCACCGTCACGGCAGAAGTGCAGACGATGCCGTCGTGTAAGTTTCATATACAAGTTAATCGATCATAA
- the LOC131259774 gene encoding ADAM 17-like protease translates to MSHQGIFLIVVLAASLSVLVNPAEGQLHKNLKYYETLHAKDLSHRIEKRGAKHSNHPFNTIKEVEFKVLGRKFRLILHPHASVLHSNFRAYTVDGNGSESIVHLDRGNFFKGRVFGEMESHVNAHIDDGVMTASVVLPDETYHIEPSWRHLPHLSDKHMIAYRTSDIKFSWDDVEAIGGELGVPRTCGYVKEGLELEQGDDEEGDAKENENVYGEESDPTPETVWHVDDAQESRHNRRKRQADQYEYTPTKTRCPLLLVADYRFFQEMGGSNTKTTINYLISLIDRVHKIYNDTIWQDRSDQEGFKGMGFVIKKIVVHSEPTRVRGGEAHYNMVREKWDVRNLLEVFSREYSHKDFCLAHLFTDLKFEGGILGLAYVGSPRRNSVGGICTPEYFKNGYTLYLNSGLSSSRNHYGQRVITREADLVTAHEFGHNWGSEHDPDIPECSPSASQGGSFLMYTYSVSGYDVNNKKFSPCSLRSIRKVLQAKSGRCFSEPEESFCGNLRVEGDEQCDAGLLGTEDNDACCDKNCKLRRNQGAVCSDKNSPCCQNCQYMMAGVKCREAQYATCEQEARCTGNHAECPKSPPMSDGTMCQERGQCRNGKCIPYCETQGLQSCMCDIIADACKRCCRQSINETCFPVEPPDVLPDGTPCIQGFCNKGMCEKTIQDVVERFWDIIEEININKVLRFLRDNIVMAVVMLTALFWIPVSCVISYFDRKKRKEDWKEYEWSQKLDLIHPSDRRRVIHIRVPRQKITVARM, encoded by the exons ATGTCCCACCAGGGCATCTTTTTGATCGTGGTGTTGGCAGCTTCATTGTCGGTGCTGGTAAATCCTGCGGAAG GCCAATTGCATAAAAATCTCAAGTACTACGAGACATTACACGCCAAAGACCTTTCGCATCGCATCGAAAAGCGCGGAGCAAAGCACAGCAATCACCCATTCAACACCATCAAGGAGGTGGAgttcaaggtgcttggtagGAAGTTCCGTCTGATTCTGCACCCCCATGCGTCCGTGCTGCACAGCAACTTCCGTGCCTACACCGTCGATGGGAACGGCAGTGAATCGATCGTACACCTCGATCGCGGTAACTTCTTCAAGGGGCGCGTCTTTGGCGAAATGGAATCGCACGTGAATGCGCACATCGATGACGGTGTTATGACTGCGTCCGTCGTACTGCCGGATGAAACGTATCACATTGAACCTTCCTGGCGGCACTTGCCTCATCTGAGTGATAAGCATATGATAGCGTACCGTACGTCGGACATAAAGTTCAGCTGGGACGACGTCGAAGCGATTGGTGGCGAACTGGGGGTACCAAGAACCTGCGGTTACGTTAAGGAAGGATTGGAGCTCGAGCAAGGTGATGATGAGGAGGGAgatgcgaaggaaaacgaaaatgtaTACGGTGAGGAAAGTGATCCGACGCCGGAAACCGTCTGGCACGTGGATGACGCACAGGAGAGCAGACACAATCGACGCAAAAGGCAGGCGGACCAGTATGAATACACGCCGACCAAAACGCGATGCCCATTGCTACTGGTGGCGGATTATCGATTCTTTCAGGAAATGGGAGGAAGCAATACCAAGACCACCATCAACTACTTG ATAAGCCTCATCGATCGTGTTCATAAGATCTACAACGATACTATCTGGCAAGACCGTTCCGATCAGGAGGGATTCAAGGGCATGGGTTTCGTAATTAAAAAGATCGTGGTCCATTCCGAACCGACAAGGGTGCGTGGCGGTGAAGCTCACTATAACATGGTTCGGGAAAAGTGGGACGTACGCAACCTACTTGAG GTTTTCTCTCGTGAGTACAGCCACAAAGATTTCTGTTTGGCTCATCTGTTTACGGATCTGAAATTTGAAGGAGGTATTCTCGGGCTGGCTTACGTTGGTTCTCCGCGTCGTAACTCTGTCGGTGGCATCTGCACTCCAG AATACTTTAAAAATGGCTACACACTGTATTTGAACTCTGGTCTAAGTAGTTCCCGCAATCACTACGGGCAACGGGTGATTACACGCGAAGCCGATCTTGTTACGGCACACGAGTTCGGACACAACTGGGGCTCGGAGCATGATCCGGATATTCCAGAGTGCTCTCCCAGCGCCTCCCAAGGAGGAAGCTTCCTGATGTACACCTACTCTGTGAGCGGGTACGATGTGAACAATAAGAAATTTTCACCCTGCTCGCTGCGCTCCATCCGGAAGGTGCTGCAGGCCAAATCGGGGCGCTGCTTTTCGGAACCGGAGGAATCGTTCTGCGGCAATCTGCGCGTGGAAGGTGATGAGCAGTGTGATGCCGGGCTGCTCGGAACGGAGGACAACGATGCGTGCTGCGATAAGAATTGTAAACTGCGCCGCAATCAGGGTGCGGTTTGTAGTGACAAAAATTCACCCTGTTGCCAGAATTGTCAGTACATGATGGCGGGTGTGAAGTGTCGGGAGGCGCAGTACGCGACATGCGAACAGGAGGCGCGCTGCACCGGTAACCACGCCGAGTGCCCCAAGAGCCCTCCGATGAGCGATGGTACCATGTGTCAGGAGCGCGGCCAGTGCCGAAATGGCAAATGTATACCGTACTGCGAAACTCAGGGACTTCAGAGCTGCATGTGCGATATTATTGCGGATGCATGCAAACGGTGCTGCCGGCAGAGTATCAACGAAACGTGCTTCCCGGTGGAACCGCCGGACGTACTGCCGGACGGTACACCGTGTATACAGGGCTTCTGCAATAAGGGGATGTGTGAAAAGACGATCCAGGATGTAGTTGAACGCTTTTGGGACATCATTGAAGAGATTAACATCAACAAAGTGTTGCGATTCCTGCGCGACAACATCGTCA TGGCTGTAGTAATGCTAACGGCGCTCTTCTGGATACCGGTCAGTTGCGTCATCTCATACTTTGatcgaaagaaaaggaaagaggACTGGAAGGAGTACGAATGGAGTCAAAAGCTGGACCTCATCCACCCGAGCGACCGGCGTCGGGTTATACACATTAGGGTACCACGGCAAAAGATAACCGTTGCCAGAATGTAA
- the LOC131271730 gene encoding ubiquitin-like protein 4A-B, with the protein MKLLVKILKGEEYTIETTEDSSIQQIKEEIEKKSSIPVEHQKLLLVGKALADEKTVSSYSNISEGTKLTLVVKKPDPLRDVIYRHFKRYLQEEQSQRLTDKFMDDFEQKLYQLSLDDLEKIATEMLAKKGQNV; encoded by the exons atGAAGTTGTTAGTAAAAATACTTAAAGGAGAGGAATACACAATCGAG ACCACCGAAGATTCCTCGATTCAACAGATAAAGGAAGagatcgaaaagaaaagcagcaTTCCGGTCGAGCATCAGAAGCTACTACTCGTTGGAAAGGCCCTGGCGgacgagaaaactgtttcttCGTACAGTAATATCTCCGAGGGCACCAAGCTCACCTTAGTCGTAAAGAAACCAGATCCGCTACGGGACGTTATTTATCGACACTTTAAACGGTACCTGCAGGAGGAGCAATCGCAACGACTTACAGACAAATTTATGGATGACTTTGAGCAAAAACTATACCAACTTAGCTTGGACGATCTGGAGAAGATAGCTACCGAAATGTTGGCAAAAAAGGGTCAAAATGTGTAA